A genomic segment from Corylus avellana chromosome ca5, CavTom2PMs-1.0 encodes:
- the LOC132180261 gene encoding pectate lyase-like, whose translation MAPLSLLLLIISIFILSSTLAFSSPVQDPDLVVQEVHRSINASRRNLGYLSCGTGNPIDDCWRCDPNWAKNRQRLADCAIGFGKHAIGGRNGAIYMVTDSGDDDPVNPRPGTLRHAVIQDEPLWIIFQRDMVIKLKEELVMNSFKTIDGRGASVHIAGGPCITIHYVTNIIIHGINIHDCKQGGRAIIRDSPQHSGWWTVSDGDGVSIFGGRHVWVDHCSLSNCHDGLIDAIHGSTAITISNNYMTHHDKVMLLGHSDSYTQDKDMQITVAFNHFGEGLVQRMPRCRHGYFHVVNNDYTHWEMYAIGGSASPTIYSQGNRFLAPNERFKKEVTKHEDAPESEWRHWNWRSDGDLMLNGAYFLQSGAGASSSYARAYSLSARPSSLVGSMTTTAGALSCRKGSRC comes from the exons atggctcctctttctcttttgcttctGATCATTTCCATCTTTATTCTATCTTCAACTCTTGCTTTCTCCTCACCAGTACAAGACCCTGATCTTGTTGTACAAGAAGTACACAG gaGCATCAATGCGTCGAGGAGGAACTTGGGGTATTTATCCTGTGGAACCGGCAACCCAATTGACGATTGCTGGCGGTGCGACCCGAACTGGGCCAAGAACCGGCAGAGGTTAGCAGATTGTGCCATTGGGTTTGGAAAGCATGCAATCGGAGGAAGAAATGGTGCCATCTACATGGTGACTGACTCCGGTGACGATGACCCAGTGAACCCCAGGCCGGGGACTCTACGGCATGCCGTGATACAAGATGAGCCGTTGTGGATTATTTTCCAAAGAGACATGGTTATCAAGCTGAAGGAAGAGCTAGTGATGAACTCTTTCAAGACCATTGATGGAAGGGGTGCGAGCGTCCACATTGCAGGAGGGCCATGCATCACCATACATTATGTGACAAACATCATCATCCATGGCATCAACATTCATGATTGTAAGCAAGGAGGACGCGCCATTATAAGAGACTCCCCTCAACACTCCGGCTGGTGGACCGTGTCGGACGGCGATGGGGTGTCCATCTTTGGAGGGAGGCATGTATGGGTGGACCATTGCTCGTTGTCTAACTGCCATGATGGTCTCATTGATGCCATCCATGGATCCACGGCCATCACCATCTCCAACAACTACATGACCCATCATGACAAAGTCATGCTTTTAGGCCACAGTGACTCGTATACACAAGACAAGGACATGCAAATCACTGTTGCCTTTAATCATTTTGGAGAAGGGCTAGTACAGAGGATGCCGAG GTGTAGGCATGGTTATTTTCATGTGGTGAACAATGACTACACTCACTGGGAAATGTATGCAATTGGAGGGAGTGCTTCGCCGACAATCTACAGCCAAGGCAATAGATTTCTTGCACCCAATGAGAGGTTCAAGAAAGAGGTGACGAAGCATGAGGATGCGCCGGAGAGTGAATGGAGGCATTGGAACTGGCGGTCGGACGGGGATTTGATGCTGAACGGAGCATACTTCCTGCAGTCGGGCGCAGGTGCATCTTCCAGCTATGCCAGGGCATATAGCCTGAGTGCAAGACCATCGTCTCTGGTGGGTTCAATGACTACCACCGCTGGTGCACTTAGTTGTAGGAAGGGTTCCCGCTGCTAA